Below is a genomic region from Pseudochaenichthys georgianus chromosome 13, fPseGeo1.2, whole genome shotgun sequence.
CAGCACCACCAGGCTGTTGGTCAGAGCCAGCAGAGAGGTACAGAGGCCCTGTAGGACCAGGACGAACGACAGGAGGCTGACCGGCCACTGGCTGACCGGTAAAGTCCTCTCTATGGGATGTGAGGACTTGCAGACTGGGGAGGTATCTGATGCAGTTTGTTTGTCTGAAGGGAGACAAAAGagtaaaacattatttatgcaGAAGATGTGAGATCAGAGCACCAGAACATTGGCTTCTGACCCGTAAGAGCCAAGCAGATCCTTACAAAACAGTATGACAATATTGAGAAGAATATGCTTTTgattttgaaatgtacttattCTAATTTGAAAATGTATGCAAAATCAGAAGTGATATATTTAATCTTCAGTACGTTTTTAACAATAATCATTGAACGTCAGTTATAAATAAATAGACAACAGTGGGCTGATACAATATTGCCCAGTCCCACTTTAAGAGGATCATGTGACATTACAATTCATGCTTATTCTTTTCACACTTTAAACCCTTTGCTTGTTTCATATAGAAATATAATGCaaacttaatgtttattttaatgtACCTCAGTCATTACTAATAGTGAATTTCATTTGGtaccaaataaatacaaatgatgtGAACCTCATGCAGCTCTTTTTCTGCAGGACACTAAAGTAAGAAAGCTGACAGTCAAAGTCTCTTACCGAGATGTCCCATGCACTTGTTAACCTTTAGCTGTGCAGCTCCACAGTCCCAGCTCTCCTCTGGAGCCACTGCATGCAGGTGGACTTCTGTCTTCGGTGTGGCTTGACAGTCAGTGTCAGGGACGCTGGAGGTTCCCGGGTTACAGAGGACAAGCGCCCCGTTGTGGTGCGAGTCGTTCACGGCAGATTGGACATGGCTACCGTCCTCGGCCCTGCCTTTAGTCTCTTCTGCAGCCAAGGCTGTGGGAGTGGAACAGAGGAATGAAAAGCAAACATAGACTGTTTGATGTTCCTTACAGCTGAATATACACTTGGCAGCTGCTTCAAAGTCAAATCTGTCAGAGCAATATCATCAGACACGCTAATTCTTCTGTGGTAAAAGATTACATAATGCCAGTGTCAGTAAGTGCTTTCCCAGGGTCCCATGCTCTGCAGCACATTGTAAATGCTCTGTGCTTCATTGTGAGCTGCAACAAATTCCTTGTCGTCCAAAATGAATGAATTTCAGAAACCAGGTTGCAGAATAGACTTTAAAATCCTTAAATACTGAAACAATGTGTTTCAATAAACAGCTAACACTGCGTACATATGATATTACAGACTTTATGGTGAACCTGCTGTTACTGGATGTCAAGTGTCCAGATTTCAATGGTATCAACACCATTCTCATCTCTGTAAGGTTCATTTGAGGATACATTTATCTAAAAGCTGAGCATCAAGAATGGAAACTGGAAGGAAAATCACATCAACCAACACTTAGAAAAATCACCAAGCGGCGAGCGCACATTTTGTTCGTAATTTAAGAATTACTATGCTACTTTTGAAATAGTAAAAAATAGTATAACCATATATAGTATGACCGCTTGCCAGCTTGGACCGCTTGGACCAGGGCCACAACCTATCCCCCCCACACTTCACTTCCGCCAATGGTCCATTGGCCCTAGAAGATGGGTGTGGTCCTCTGGGCAATATTTTCCATTACTTCGCCCGAAAGGTGGAATTGAACCACTCTGCCGCTAAGCAGCTACAGGTTTGAAGCCTGCACCCCGGACCACCGAGGCTCATCCGGGCACTTATAACCTGTCTGTCAGATGTTAATATACCTCATACCAGACTCCTCTGAGTCACGGTGTCAACAAAAATGACTATTGTTATTTTGCATTCGCTCCTGTATGCAAAATGTACTCACGTGCTGAAAACATATACAGCTAAAACGTCtgaaaaacataacaaataaagATGGTCCACACCCATCTTCTAACACAGCCCTCATTTTGACTGCAGGCCTGTGAAGTGATGCCAAATTGAGTCAGGGTGTAGAGCTAGGGTGTAACTCTGGGGATATTTTAAACACACAGAGAAAACATGTTTAGGTCGGCCTTTGCAGATGTGCAAGTTTGTCCAAACAGAGCTGCTTATTGTTATACTGTTTGTGCATCAGCTCTCAAACGAAACATCTGTAGGTGATGTTACCTTTGTGGTTCACTTCAAGGTGAGATTCGGGCCCTGCCTTCTCCTCCTGCAGCTGATCCCAGTTCAGCCAGACCACCAGCATCTTATGCAGCACACTGACAGCTCCGACCACCACGAGCAGCAGGGGGCGCTGCACTGGGTGAGGGTCCAGGGTGAAGCTGAGGATCTCCATGAAgtaagagagacacagagaggtgAGGAGGAGAGCGGAGATGAAAGACCCCACGGGCTGAACCCTGCTGCTGGTGAGGGACACACCGGAGGCCTGAAGCCCCCCGGCCAGGCCCCCAGGTGGAAATTCAATGGATGACTCTGCAGGCGGGGGGGCGGGAGGTGCTGATGAAGAGGAGCCAGCATGTGGGGGAGATGAAGAGGAGTCCACAGGAGGAAGAGCCATGCGCAAAAGGATGAAGAGCGTGTGGAAACCATCTAGTAAGGTGATAAGGGACTTGCACAGCTGACTGATGGTGACCTCGCACGCCAACAGGAGGATGGTCACTCCCAGCATGCACCAGTGTAGCACCCTCATACCTGCAACAAACACTTGTTCTTACAACCTTCACAACACATGCTCATCAGTGTGTAAATATGACTTAAAAACAAATTTGCATTTTCTAATCTCTTACTGTTTCTATTGTAAGAGATGTGCTGTcttttcaaaaacaaaaaatgtctggAGGGAAAGCGAATAAAATCACATCTGAACCACTTTGCTGTTTTAGCAGATTAGACGCTCAGTTAGGCTCTCATGCTGATCGTAGTTTGTATTGGTCATGGCTTAATATTGTATAAACTCTTTATCTGCAAACTGTCATACAAATTGTACTTAATAATCTGAAATGTAGTGCAGGAGAGGTATAATGTTGCATTAAACTACAACAGTTTGGTACCTCATTGCTTAATGTACTTCCTACTGCTCTTAATATTCACTTTTTGCATCTATAATTAAAAGCTAACAATGTAATTATCATTCTGAAATTGGCCATTATGcaaaatgagtacttttacttttggtactagTATTTTAAtgcttttacttgagtacaatTACAAATACAAGACTGAGTTTCTCTATACATTACTACTTTTAATAAGCAACAGATCTTCCACCACTAGTTAGTCATGGTTGAGCGTGTACATGTACAAAGATATATTTGCTCAAGCAGAAGTGGAAAACTAAAACAAATGTAACACATGTCTCTATCTTTACCAACATAAAGATTAGTTACCTAAAGAAAGTGGATGACCCTCGAGCAGCAATCAAAGATGAGTTGAGTTCTTGGACGTGATCTCTGCGCTGAAATCAGAAAAATGTCATTCATAGTGCTCaccatctctccctctctgtgtccCACCACACTCCTCCTCTAATCACAGTCATGTGAGCAGggtagaaggggggggggggtcgtccTCTCCTCAGGCATCCCTCCTCAGTTCAGTGGTGGGAGAATATACCTTCAATGGACGATCAAACAGCCCACCCACCCTTCACACACTCTCTGAGCAGCTCCTGTGAAGCTAATTTGCAACAATTAAATCCCCATTGTGTTGTCAGGATTATAACCAGATCATAAAATGATGATGTAGTGGAGGGTCACAGGTAGTAAGGAGAAGAGTGGGAAGCTCACTTGGGTTTTTCTACCTGCACCCAGCCGAGAGAGCAGCTGAGGCAGGCTTTCTGTAGTGATGGATTTGGTAGTCTCTGTTTTAAAACTTGGACCTTAAGGAAGAATAACTATGTCACGGATAAAGGACACACTTTTCACTAAGGAAAACTAGTAAAAGATAATCATGAAGGGCACAATTTGGCTATTCTATTTCTTTAAACCAAACACAACTGTCTTCTGGGAAGTGCTCAGCACAGATGCAGCACATGCCTTTGCTTGAAATATAGACTCCCGATATTTCAAACCTTTTGGAGGAGTACCAAATAGTTTGCTCTTAACATTTTACCTCCTTTACATCACACAGCTTCAATCATTAACCGAGAGCTGAAACACGTTGATAAagaatataaatggatcagacaGACAAGCTTGTTTCCTGTTGATCGTCTACTGTGGTCAAAAATGGCATTGAATCTTAAACATATATCATATGCATTTAGTAACATTAGCCTCCACACTGGTGAGGATGTACAAACCAACCCTCTGAGCACAGGCTCCTGAAGTAAGAGAGTGTTTTAAAATAACTCTTTGCAGGAGGAAGAATGTGTTACTCCATACTTGAATATTACATAATCCCCCTTTGAAGCTTTTTGCCAAGAGTTGGTTGTGAAGATTAGCACCCCTCTCACACATGAGGTAGGCCTATCTGGACACTCCTGACCCCTCGGATGACGCTGCAGGACCATCAGCCCATGCTCTGTGCGCCCAGTCTGTTGCAGTCCACTGATCTGGGAACCAACAGGCCAGATCGGGGCTGACACCCCGACTATTCACCAGCATGCCAGCACATTCCTGAGGCACGGCCAGAGGAGAGACCCGGAGAGGAAGCATCTGATCACCTGATCACTGTCCCTATACGGAGAAAGACCTGACAGCCATAcatgccaaccctcccgattttcgtgGGAGaatcccgatttcattgccttctcccggtttcctcccggggtcatatttctcccgcatttctcccgattcctgacaaaatcagattaacTCACAACTGTTTcaactcggactttaatacagctacaccattgtttgatttccatggtagcgcgtctctttagtagcgtgcgcaactgaaagtcCGAGAGGGTGTTCAGCTGCATGGTGAGGATTGGAagatcacagaaaacagaacaagaatggacaacacccctctgctcactcctttcctgtaaaatacaggtccagccacttgctccatcaaggatggtgctacaggcagcAAGGCATTGCACTTacaaccagagatggggtcgttactaattttttaaaatatattacatattactttttaaaaaagtaatatattacactacttcgttactctctacataaagtaactcgttactttactcgttactttactcgccgagcacgtacgaactgcgcatgcgtgagtggcaataactctccttaccagcaggcggcggtagtgtgtattcgtcatcagtgttgggcaagtaacttccaaaatgtaatatattacatattacttattactctcttttgaaagtaataagttacattacaaaattactgtctctgaaatgtaatgacggAGTgttggacgtcagataaatccccagaagaaggcagacaggaagtaaacaataacaggacacggaatggtctCTGTATTTTGTTTAGTATGTGGCCGTGTACAGGcacggttccagaacaaaatgactcagggtgcctctgagattacagggggcgcagcagtagtagggttacatgagcaatagtggccggcaacagcaatgaaaaatagcattgatggacccaatgaacagattatggcatttgttatgttttgaaaccaagcaagtgagaacatttcaagtgagttaaaagtgcaatcctgaaatatttcatatagtccaaagtggactatggcaaacaaaagcacaaaagcttcaaaactgtactgataaaacaaatgagaacatattgtaaatcaaggcacatattatttgaaccagctcatggtttgaaatggcaaacattgaaaagcaaaagtagcctattattaaaaccatgtagcctactaaatcatcacgttggtcccatcatatactctgggaagagaatatttactgtgcttgaaaactggtatcacatcatcatctgaggttgactttgtgacctggagaacatttccgctgcaacattagctcgttgataagcttgggatatgagagccattcgtggtgaaggcatctgtgctattgtatgcattatttttgacccaacatttctacaggcatggcagaatatggcactattttcacatgaatattctagcccttgtctatttgtataccacgagctgcaaaatgaccacctaaccccactgtacaggcgggtacttgtttagatatacctgggcaggctctgttttgccgtggtatcctggcacctgcgggccgcagagggccTGCATAGTTTCGGGcaacgaagagtgctgctctggggttgagggcggcgagtcaggcgcgGGAGTACGCTAGTGTCCACAACAGAGGgtcacgtgatgtccccatctgacctgttgctactgtctgcagtagatgcagtgttgctggcgtttagtgatggttgctttaaccattttcgtataaatgattatccacagatgtgtgtcactgctgtggaagcactttggaaatgatgcacgcgcagcggagcaggtcacgcgcacctgacacaatttgttgttagtatttttcgctccgttctcttttttgaatagagggtgcataacattcaactgccccgaagatcccgacgcgaagcctgaagggtaaacacaccaggtttactaatctacccgcacaatttgtctggtgtcggctcggtatgttagtacattgttaaaaagcaaaacaccatttaatttcgggttaaaatgtgttgtaactgcgttactgagcattgtaacgggtaatatattacccacatttcattagtaatgcgttacattacatcgttacagcaaaaagtaataatatgactgtaactccgttacttttgtaatgcgttacggtacgtccacacagcagcttcagaagaaacttccaccacttccaacgcttctctgcccagtgcccatgactttgaatggggatgatgtcactttgcctcgcttttcgccgaactgcattgtgggggagcgaagcgaagatttccagggctgcttctcaggtcgataaaatgaaatccttgcttccctcacttgcgtcgtttccctgcgtttagtccctcccaccagggaagcatggagggacgcaaggaaaccacgagaagcagggaaatgagttttaagagcaatgggacgtcctttcctccggagcgtcacgtggagcgacgtccgtttgtgatgacgctgcacagctgttcgtctgacagcagccagctctgtacCCGTTAATatccacaaacacccccgcctctgttagtgcacatttactgacataaaCATTAGTATCATCTATTGTAGATCcaaatacatgaaataaaataagaagtcattctcaaaaaagataaacgccattcttaaaatgtatttaaacgaacaatagtttgattagagtgcacaataggaatacaattattcagagaacaaaaacagatatgttatctatcaaaacccagttagattaacattcattggactgcacactttgtttgtttgtgtggagcaaattaacattttaaataggaCTTAATGACTGcggtcccgtgaggttcatgtattttcttcactccgctggggcaGAGCCataagccgctttcacaccgcaggacttgcggtactttagtgccggtgttatgccgtaggttgaagccttgccgtggattgaagccctgttcgcggggacgcgcaGAGGTGACGTAATCGCCTGTGTTGAGCGTTCGCcgtattttcacccttttcaaagcttttttctctcttttgagtGATATATTAGgattaaacagcaaacggctga
It encodes:
- the LOC117457730 gene encoding uncharacterized protein, whose amino-acid sequence is MRVLHWCMLGVTILLLACEVTISQLCKSLITLLDGFHTLFILLRMALPPVDSSSSPPHAGSSSSAPPAPPPAESSIEFPPGGLAGGLQASGVSLTSSRVQPVGSFISALLLTSLCLSYFMEILSFTLDPHPVQRPLLLVVVGAVSVLHKMLVVWLNWDQLQEEKAGPESHLEVNHKALAAEETKGRAEDGSHVQSAVNDSHHNGALVLCNPGTSSVPDTDCQATPKTEVHLHAVAPEESWDCGAAQLKVNKCMGHLDKQTASDTSPVCKSSHPIERTLPVSQWPVSLLSFVLVLQGLCTSLLALTNSLVVLLIVPQLLHSSGTCGLLVYLDPGLSLLAVIILVVTALPQVHRYGLLLLQASPPHICVSDLRRRITSVPGVQAVHDLHVWQLTESFTVASVHVHCHAGFPVQRCADLMSGVTKVLQSVGVSCCTVQPEFASCPGSSAGSAGCTSPVVHREDPSLPPLLSCSLACGKACDGNMCCSSLEESRSQLAPAAGETKEEPQTLVIENTFL